ATGGGGAAGGAGGAAACCATCTTATGCACACAATCCGCCGAAACCCTGATATAACAGCCATTGTAATGAACAACATGGTTTACGGTTTAACCAAGGGTCAGGCGTCCCCCACAACCCAAAGGGATTTTAAAACCCCTTTACAGGTTGAAGGAGTATCTTTAGAACCATTTAACCCACTAGCAATTGCTATCGGTCTTGATGCATCATTTGTTGCCAGAACATTTGCCGGAGATATGAACCACATGAAAGAAATCTTCAAAAAGGCAATAACACATAAAGGATTTTCTCTTGTTGATGTATTCCAACCTTGCGTCACCTATAACAAAATAAACACCTATAAATGGTTTAGAGAAAATATATACCATCTTGATGAATCATATGACCCTTATGATAGAATTGAAGCTTTTAAAAAGGCAATAGAATTTCATAAATTCCCATTAGGAGTCTTATACATTAATCCAAATAAGATACCTTATGAAGATATCTTAGCAGTGTACAGGGAAGATGAAAGCCCCCTATATGAAAGAAAGGTTGATATGCAGAAACTAAAAGCCATTATTGATTCAAAGAGAACAATATAATACTCCATTTACTTTTTTCTGGTAATTCGATGAAAATAGGTTACCCCTCCTTAAACTGGACCATAGGATGCAATGGCGCTAAAACATTCCATTTAAAATCTTATTCACATGAAAAATTGATTGAAACTGTGGAAAATAATTTAAACTGCCTCCTTACCATGTTAAAATTCAATGTGAAAAATAATTTACTCTTTTTCAGAATTACCTCCAGATTAATCCCATTTGCATCGCATCCAGTAATGGATTTTGACTGGAAAGGCTATTTTAAGGAAAATTTCAATGAAATAAGTGATTTTATCAATGAAAACAATATAAGAATTTCCATGCATCCTGGACAATTCGTTGTTGTTAATTCTAAAGATGAGGAAGTGTTTGAAAGGAGTTTAAATGAGCTTAGATACCATTCCCATGTTTTTGACCTTTTGAAACTTGACAGTACCGCTAAAATACAGGTGCATGTGGGCGGAGTTTACGCCGATAAAGAAAAAAGTATGGAACGGTTTATAGGGCGATATAACGGTCTTAATAAGGCCATTAAAAGAAGACTGGTAATAGAAAACGATGAAAAAAGTTATAACCTTTCAGAATGTCTGAAAATAAGTGAAAAAACGGAAATTCCGGTTATATTCGATTATTTTCATCACGAACTTAATAATAACAGCCGTGAATTATACGTATGCTTTGAAAAATTTACAAAAACATGGAAAGCTGAAGATGGATTACCAATGGTGGATTACAGCTCTCAGAAGGAGGGAAAATCAAGGGGGACCCATATAGAATCAATAGATCTGGATCATTTTAAGAAATTTCTTAAAGATACAGAAGACTTTGATTTTGACATAATGCTGGAGATAAAAGATAAAGAAACAAGCGCCTTAAAGGCTGCGGATATTTTAAAGTATGATAAAAGGTTTATTCATAAGGAATTGTGAAATAAAAGGTAGATCCCTTCCCAACTTCTGATTCAACCCAAACATATCTTCCATGACATTCCATAATTCTTTTTACAATTGCCAGTCCAATTCCTGCCCCTTCATATTTCCCTATAGGATGTAATCTTTTGAATACTCCAAATATGCGCTTGATGTATTGTTCTTCTATTCCTATTCCATTATCCTGCACACTGAAAACGTGTTCACTGCCTTCTTTCCTTGCTGAAATATGAATTTTTGGATTTTCATCCTTTTTACGGAATTTAAGTGCATTTCCTATTAAATTTTGAAACACACTAGTTATCTGCTTTTCATCTGCAAAAACTACTGGCAATGGATCATGGGTAATTTTGGCGTTACATTTTTCAATGGAGGATTTTAAATTAGATATAGCATCTTCAAGGGATTCTTCGCTACTAAATTTTTTAAATTTATAGTCTTGGGTTCCTGCACGTGAATAATCCAGTAATCCTTGAATCATGCTTTTCATTCTTGTTGCTCCGCTTACCATATACTCCAGAAAATCATCAGCATCCTTATCAAACTTACCTCCATAACGGCGCTTCAGGAGACCAGCATAACTGGCCATAGTTCTAAGCGGCTCCTGCAAATCGTGACTAGTAATATAAGCAAAACTCTCCAATTCTTTATTGGAACGTTTTAGTTCATCTATAATTACTTTTAGTTTATTTTCAGCCTCTTTTATTCCTGTAATATCTCTTGCTGCTGCAAATACCCCAATAACTTCACCAGATTCATCTCTATAGACTGATGCATTATATAAAACAGGTGTTAAATGCCCATTTCTATGTCTAATTTCCAGTTCATAATCCCTGACTTCTCCTTCTCTAAATACGTGCTGATATCCCCTTCTAGCTTTTTCAGGCTCTGTAAAGTAATCCGAAAAATCAGTGCCAATTAAAAAATCCCTACTAAAACCCGTAACGGTTTCTGTAGATGCATTAACATCCGTAATTTTACCATCAGGGCCAATAGTAACCAAAGGATCTCGACTTGCTTCAATCAAGCTTCTGTTATAATTATAGGATATTTTTAACGATTCATTAGCTTCTTCCAGTTCTGCAGTACGTGCTTCAACCTGTTCTTCTAAATTATCATGCGCTTTTTTAAGGGCATTGCTGGAAAGAAGTCTGTCCATGGCGATTGATATATG
This genomic window from Methanobacterium sp. contains:
- the uvsE gene encoding UV DNA damage repair endonuclease UvsE, with translation MKIGYPSLNWTIGCNGAKTFHLKSYSHEKLIETVENNLNCLLTMLKFNVKNNLLFFRITSRLIPFASHPVMDFDWKGYFKENFNEISDFINENNIRISMHPGQFVVVNSKDEEVFERSLNELRYHSHVFDLLKLDSTAKIQVHVGGVYADKEKSMERFIGRYNGLNKAIKRRLVIENDEKSYNLSECLKISEKTEIPVIFDYFHHELNNNSRELYVCFEKFTKTWKAEDGLPMVDYSSQKEGKSRGTHIESIDLDHFKKFLKDTEDFDFDIMLEIKDKETSALKAADILKYDKRFIHKEL
- a CDS encoding thiamine pyrophosphate-dependent enzyme; its protein translation is MDPKIFDVEGADVAWCPGCGDFPILKTLKTALAELEIDQKQLVLASGIGQAGKLPHYLKSHTYNSLHGRALSPATAIKSVNRELTVIVTSGDGDMYGEGGNHLMHTIRRNPDITAIVMNNMVYGLTKGQASPTTQRDFKTPLQVEGVSLEPFNPLAIAIGLDASFVARTFAGDMNHMKEIFKKAITHKGFSLVDVFQPCVTYNKINTYKWFRENIYHLDESYDPYDRIEAFKKAIEFHKFPLGVLYINPNKIPYEDILAVYREDESPLYERKVDMQKLKAIIDSKRTI